The Harmonia axyridis chromosome 3, icHarAxyr1.1, whole genome shotgun sequence nucleotide sequence GTCCCTCTTGGTCTCCATAGTATCACTTTCTGGGTCCATCTGTCTGGCTCCTGTCTCGCCACATGGCCGATCCATTACCATTTTAGGCTTGCTACTCTGTTAATAACATCAATTAACCCATAGCTAAACTAAATGACTTCCTCCCCTCAACTCGAATTTGATCAGAACTGTTTTTCTAAATTAAGAACACGTCTATATCTACATTCTATACCTATCAGCAAAACTCTTCAAAAGcattgtatagtatatccaaagccacttgaactagtccataaaaacgcttggccgtagatgtccctttgaagtggatatcgCGATCAGTTAAATACCgggatttatttgaaagtattgttaggcaataaatccactggccccaaaggaatttctggaaacttggacaacccttgtataatcgaaatagtCAGcctcctccaagtgactttggatatactatacataaTTCGACAAGATTTTTCAGATTCTCAGCTGtaactgaaaatgatgtatCAGTATCATCTACCTATACAAATATTATAATCTTTGTCTTAATATGAGATGGAACGTcagttataaaaataatcaaaagaaGTGGTCGTAACACCGATCCTTGAGGAACACCAAGATGAATTTCGTACCCATCAAAATAAGATCGTTTATTTTAATATGTACCTATAGTTTCCTAGTTGTTACATAGTAGTCATTGATCCAATCCAGGAATATTCCTCGAAAACCTATATTGTAGTACAGGAGAATGACACGACCTTTTCAAACGATATATCTCAAGCCCATacttcctatttgaaaaattggAGGATCCTGTCTTTAAAAGGGGGGATTCAAGGTCCTTGACACAGACAAACTAATCTGAGTTCTGAGAGAAGAGAAGTTTATCTATGATCCTTGATAAAGTTTTCGGACATAGAGAAATATCTTTTCGCTTAAACTTTAGAAATAATGGCcttcattaatttattcattaataatattcatttttctttccGATATTTCATGATATTCTCTGAATAAATAATAAGGTTCCTGGATTTTATTTGACCGGGTTTCATATTCACCTTAGTGCATCTTAATTTCAGTGAAAAGTTGAAGGTTATGTTGATCAATTCTCATACAATTACATTGTTTCCTTGTGGACCGAATGTCATGTAAATtgcaaaaataaacaaaatctaGCCAAATGGGTTTCTTAAAAGTGTTGAGAAAGATGAAGCAAAAGGAAAAAGAAATGAGAATACTGATGCTTGGTCTGGACAACGCTGGTAAAACAACAATTCTTAAACGTTTCAATGGTGAAGCAATCGACACAATATCTCCAACATTGGGTTTCAACATAAAAACCCTAGAACATAggaattataaattaaatatgTGGGATGTAGGAGGCCAAAAATCGCTTAGGTCTTATTGGAGAAATTACTTTGAATGCACAGATGGTCTGATATGGGTTGTCGACAGTGCTGATAAACGTAGACTCGAAGACTGCAGGTGAGCTACTTGAACTAAAGCAAGGGACTCCCTATCAGTATATGCTATTTCAGGGATGAACTACACGCTCTCCTTAAAGAAGAACGCCTTCTAGGTGCTACACTATTAATTTTTGCTAACAAACAAGATCTACAAGGAGCTTGCTCAGCAGAGGAAATAAAAGAAATCTTGGGTctagaagaaattaaaactcaCCATTGGAATATTGTTTGGTGCAGCGCAGTGACTGGAGAAAATTTATTGAAAGGTATCGATTGGATGATTGACGATATTGCTTGTAGAATATTCACACAAGATTAATACGTTTCCAGTctttcaaatgatattttcgaaTTACTGTGATTCTCTTCCAGTTGAAGCGACTGGAAGtttaatttatgattttttgGTATTTTGAATGCTTATTTAAATGTTATCGTTTTCAATTGTATTCTGATCTATACATGTTGAACATTATTGCATTGATTAAAAGTTTTGAATAAacttatagttttattattatgaatttgagATGTTTATATGATATGAAGATACATGGTATTTATTAATTAATGAAGGTggaaaaatttgttcatttgatctatacatataaaaaagcAGTAGGAACTGACGTAACTTTACTTctcaaaaattcatgaaaatatttatcttggtgataagaaaaaagaaacaattcacaaaaaaaaattttttcaaatttcagtcTGCAGTTAGAAATCTAATCTTTGAAACTATTGCACTAATTTTTATGGAGTAGTCTCAATAGAAGCAGTATTTGGGTTTCTTCTAATTGAAATCCAGTTGAAGTGGAAAaagtttgtttcatttcaagACACCCTTTCATTGGTTATTACAAACTAGTGTTAGTATATGATTACAAAAACTATTCAtgagattttcaaattgatttgaAAGCACAAATAACAGCTTTCAGAAGACTATTTTATTTATGACAAGATCACTCAGGTTAAGAATATTTGTCGTAAGCAGACCCATCTACAGAAAGTCGAGTAATAAAATACACACAagtaaatagtatattgtgcaacaagtggggaaagtccaacttttctcgcgagtgaggaagtttgtggcacgagcctgaaaggcgagtgccgcaaacacacgagcgagacaaggactttctccacatgttgcacactatacttttcctacaactgcacaaatttcaataattcaagtaatggacttgattcaaatcaaaatgaccttcgttgacagtatgtgctaatttattgcgtttccatagacacgactcaaaagcccaatttcattggtctatcaaggaaggtgtgggcaaagtgccgtggggaataatatttcccacagtatgcgcaatacatagttttgcaattgagtaaactatgcagaaaACGCTACtgttcatagcagttgtaggaaaaagtatTTTATAGCTCTAAGAAAATTATAGCGAATCTAAGaaggaagtttttttttaatctccCATACTGCACCAAATTACAGAAAAGACATTTACAAAAGATTACAAGTAGTAGGCACACAATTGAGAAAGTATTTTCTCAATAGATATGCTGGATACTGACCTAGGAATTACTGAGAAACAAATTCAATAGCCTCTTATCTGggttcaataattttattgttgAGAAAGCTATTTCTAGTTTCCACATAAATacaaatatatttaaatttcagaattatCCTAAAAGGagtgaataaataaatctaAAAGACAATCTCATCTCAAAAACTCAAATTGAAGCAACACTTAAATTTCTAAGAGACTGTCAATTGTACAATCTTATTAGATCGATATAATTTTAGTTCACTGTTTCCTTTTCTGTAAATATTTTGTAAACTGTATTATTTATAATGCCTAGAGGATAAGTACATTGTATCGTGTGTCATTGGCCCGAGCTGCTGAGACatgttaatttaaataaataaaaaaaaatcattacaaataaGCCATTTATTAGTAAAATTATTAAATAGGGAGACTGGtaataaacatgaaaaaaaattgttcagtaAGATGAATACAGATTAAATATGAAATACAAGCTGATTTTTCAGTTATACATTGACCTGAAAACTTAACCCTTAAGGCTGCTCATACCAGCTCTCATTATTTCATCTACCAATATAAGATTGGAAGCAATTATGGAACAGGAGTTGATTATTTGTTTCTTCACAATATAGTTGTCCAAGATACCTGCATCTTTTGGATTTATGGGTTCACCTGAAGTCAAGTCGATTCCAACAGGTTGTGGGTTCAAACGACATTCTTCTTGAAGTTTCACAATTGTATCCTAGAAAGTTAATCGTAATTTAGGAAAAAAGTTCACGAGGACACCAATTCGAAAATATGTGtttatagggtaaatgcactggttagccgaccggcactggttctcgaccattccgtgatttgagatgaaataataataaaaatatatcatgtagtgcaaaatattttcgcggtacatgttctcgaccattctactcttccaagatagtttgcatagtaatGGTATAGGTCagagttttcgcgctaaaaattagtttataatcgtctatcatagaaaagggttctttctcgtcctctcttagaaaagtgctttgtgatatatgaccagaaaatagtaattatttcttattttaaatgaattatgtgtctatattttgttccatatcaactataagatatattttcgagtgtatttcaatcaaaaagcaaataaatgtatatttttttgtttaatattcggcggtcgcgaactggtattggaaaatttctatcttttatttctcgaccaaagtggtcgagaaccaatatgttcaataattgttcatttcaactgatatatttctgttggaccatattcgttttttttgataccttgattcatttatatatctactttgtgaatattagtttgcgaccaccgaattaacgttgaaacacttatttctaccctttatttattcgcggtcgagaaccaatttgattgtacttaattctcgaccactggtggtcggtgttttatattttatttactcattagtttctaaaaagatattaagagcaaaataaccaaataatgttgtatgagttgttattttgaaatatttatagaaaatggaaacttttgcaaaataatttttttttcgttccgagtgtttcttacttgattacctcatctgaaacccatctgagtgataggtagtgatgtcgatggtacggtacgaaagtaagaactaatcactcatctcgttctaaagttttttataaaaattttaagtggagcggccactattattagtggtcgaaaactaacacaaaaatggtcgagaactctgcggcgtggtcgagaaccgaggttattgagattttttataagttttcacatttcgaaggttaaatgcggaaagaacgcttaaaattagatgacaaatcatttaaaactcgccaaagaatcgatgaacaccaacaccattaaaatttgataagtttatgtgtgaaaaaatcgtgctcgaaatcgatgtttctgttaactggtcgagaaccagtgcatttatcCTATATTATTTCCATTTATACCTGTGCATCATATCCAGAATTTGTAGCCAACACCTTTGGGATGACAAGTAGAGCTTCAGCATAGGCTGCAATTCCCAACCTTGCTTTTCCTTTGACtgtatttttatattcattcaacACTTTGTTGGCTGTTACCTCAAAAGCACCAGCACCTGGAATTAAGGCTGAATCAGCAATGGCATTATTCACAGCTCTAAGTCCATCTCTGATAGCGTCCTTTAGCTGCACAAGGGTGTGCTTGTTGGGGCCTTTGACCAATAGGGTCACAGAGTTGGGATTCTTGCAATCTTCTACGAAGGTAAATTTATTCTCTCCTAAAACATGTTCATAAACGTGGCCAGCATAACCGAGATGAGATTCCTGGATGTCTTCAAATGAATTAAGAGCAACTCCTCCACAAGCTAAAGCTAGACGTTCCATGTTACGCCTCTTGGCTCGACGTAATGCAACAATACCTAAAAAAGTAGAA carries:
- the LOC123676431 gene encoding ADP-ribosylation factor-like protein 2 — protein: MGFLKVLRKMKQKEKEMRILMLGLDNAGKTTILKRFNGEAIDTISPTLGFNIKTLEHRNYKLNMWDVGGQKSLRSYWRNYFECTDGLIWVVDSADKRRLEDCRDELHALLKEERLLGATLLIFANKQDLQGACSAEEIKEILGLEEIKTHHWNIVWCSAVTGENLLKGIDWMIDDIACRIFTQD